AGGGTTAGTTGTATTTGTAGACTGGGATGCTGACGGCGGGATTCCTGTACTGTGAAGAGGTTGGGTCATTGATCCTGCAATGCTCACATTCAGCCCCTGGCCCATCCTTGTTATAGATGCCACAGTGCCCATAGCTGGTATCGGTGCCATTCCCACAGGCACTGGGGCCATGGAAGACAGAGGTATTGGCTCCATGCTTATTGGTGGCACAGCACTGAAAGAAGGGCTGGTTCCCATCACAGGACTCGCTCTCATCTGATTTAGAGTGAGTGGCTGAGGCTGATTCACTTGGAAGGGGTTGATTGGAGTTGGTGCTGTAGCAGCGCCTAGTTTtgagagaagggggaagagggaaagacATCACACCTCCATAAACACTCCGTAAAGTTTTGGAGATCGTCTTTTCTGGCAAAGAACACACCTTCGGTACATCCCCACATCCTCCCAACCCCAAAATACCCCGCGGAGAAACCTGCCTGGATAACATTCAGCAAACTGGGGCTGTACTGGTGCACAAGTAGAGTCTTGTTTCCTTGAACCTATCAATGCCACAAAACAGCCCTTTGCTGATCAACAGTTTCTACTTCTGATAGCGGTCACTGGAGAGTCAAGTTCTAAATTTGGTTACCTGGAACATGCCTAACCATGACATCTAGatcactaattttttttttttttttttttttaaacgctACTTGAAATTTGCATTACGGAAGAGGCCTGCAAGCTCTCTGTACTCCTTTACTGCAATCTGGCTACTGCAGATTTGCGCATTTGCTTCAAGATCTCATCCAGTCGACTCCATTTAGAAGCTGTACATGTTTCTGGCACTGAGTTTTGACAAGAATTCATAAAGTAAACAAGTTGTTTCCGAGTTACAGCGGTgctagaaaaagcagagaataacTTTCCCAGTGTTTGAGGTTCTTTGGACTGCTGCCAACACTACAAATTCCTTTTACCGTATATGTATAGCGTTATTTGGATGGCCCAGTGACCCCTTATAAACTTTTTGTAGCAACCGGTAACAGCAGATACGCAGACTTCCTCTTGCTAAACACTGCCAAGGCTGTTCAGAATTACTGGTTTTTTCCTATCCAAGGAGCTTAATAAACTGTCATGTTTTTTCCATTGgaagagtgaagaaaataaacactgaaataacatttttaaagtattttaccATACTAGCATCACACAGAAATTTCAGTGCATAcgaatagcttttaaaaaatacatgcatcTTGCACGTGTTTAGTGTCACCATCTAAGTCTGCTACAAGTAAAGGCTCACTTCTAACAGCAGCCAATTTACAGGAGAACTGCAACAgcctatttttttcaaaatacactAAGAGTGTGTTTTGATCAAAACTGGTTTATCATGCTAGCCTAAAGACAGCCTAACCAGCAACCCACTAAATTATACCGCAGAGTTTGCTATCTGAAACCTCAGGTTGCAGTCAGAGATGCTActgtgcctgctgcagcacaagcaAAAGGGCAATTCCTACCTGCTTCCACAAGAACCTACTACCTATTACCTTCCCAAGGGATTATCTGGTGGCACACATTCACATCTTACCTGTTCTGACAATCAATCAGCTTCAGCTCAGCCATTTTTAATAATCCAAAGCCTTCTTCTAACACAGATCATTTTGAGAGCGCAAGGGGAAAAGTGGAAGAGAAACTGCTTGAACAAAGCTCAGCCAGCAGATCAGCTGCAGACGCTAGAGTAGAAACTCTGCGCTTTCAGGGTCCGGCAGTATACCTTGAAACCATGATGCCTCACCCTCCTGCTCTCAGTCATGATCTGTTGGCTGAAGTAATCAAGAAAAACGAGCCCAAACCAGCTGACGTTAAATCAAATAGGAGTGAGTTATACAGTTTTTTCCTATAGGAAGGGAAAGCTAAAATAGTAAAATGAAGGAATATGCAGAAACAGACCTGGTGCCAAGAATGGATTCAGTGAAGTAACAGGCTGTGGTGGCTTAGACACCAGTGAATCCAGGTTCACCAAAGCAGCATTGGGGCCCAAAAAAGACTCAGGGGTTTTCCGAGCTGCACTTTGTTTGCCTGATGTCATGCTTGAGTGCTGGGAATCAAAGAGATCAGGACTTGTGGTACCGCTATGCTGAGATGGCAAAGTGGAACCGGATTCAGCTGAAacaacacaaagagaaaaacaaaacttatCTCATTAATCTACATAGTCAAGCAAAGAAACCCTGAAGTCTCTGacagcagaaatgttttaaaagctaatGTTTGCATTAGTCagatttaaatgtttcagtacGTGTTACACCCTTATAGCATGCAAGCAGATAAATGTTCTTTAGAGGAGTATGACGAAGCTACAGTTAAAGAGTTGCAGTGCTCTACTGAAGGCGCTACCTTATTTGCCTTGATGAATATTCTCACAGCTATGCTGCAACAGATGGGACTAAGAGTCTCCAAGGAAAAGATATTCGAAAGCCTTGGCTTCTGCCCTTGCACTACACCACTACTGCACCCTTCCTAGTTAGATTCCACCCagggtttctcttttttgttaaaGGAGCCTAGCCCAGCTTTAAATTAGTCACCATTCTTTCAGGCAGAACCATCCTGAAAGTACATAGTATCAAAGCACTTACACATTAAGGTctgacagtttttattttagtgaCTAATgaccaaataaaaaataaagcattcatAGAAGTGTATTTTCTCATCTTCCTACTATTGTTACACACTAGAATTTATACATTTGAGAAATTCAGTCAACATTGTTCTGTTTGACTCTCTGAGCATGAGCCATACTCCAAACATGCTGGATACTGTGAATTTAGATGTCAAACAAATTTCCAGGTCAATGCAGCAAAAGGTTACAGAGTGAAATTCTATGGTTTACAGTGCAAAAGGCCCATTCCCCATAAGTTCATGCACAGGCCAAAACGTTAACAAGCTTTTACTGCTGCATTATCACCAGCtttaatcttttcctttgtaaaagtaatttatttttttttaataaattttaagaataGAGACATTTGTTGCTGAGACTATCACCCAATCTTTCCACGTGCTAAGAATTTGATTCATACCTGGCTTTTTGGAAGTTCGAAGTGTgtcaaattcagaaaaatcatcTTTAACTGTACCATTCAAATTACTGAAGAGGTCAAAAGATGTACTTCCtgttcaaaacaacaaaacagccCTGTCATTAACAGATCTTCAGTTGCATCACGCACCTGATCCTACTGAAAGCAATTTCTAACCCAGTCATGATACCAAGAAGCCACTCTGTCAGGTTCTAGGGCAGCAGTTCAGATCAGCTTGAGTGCTCCTACTCTTACCCAGGACCAGGGAGAAGGATAACATCAGAGAACTGTCCTTTCTTTCGTTATTAGCCAACTAATGCAGAGCTATGTGCTTTTAAATCACAATGTAAGGCACACCTTAGCATGCTGGATTTTTACTGAGTGTCTGCACTACAGAGACATATAGGCAGGCATATATTGCTGCAGAAGAAGAGAACAGCAACAAATTTACAGCCTAAAGTGTGTTAATCAGCCCTCAAGTAAAACACACTTCTGAATACAGTTCCAAAGACAAATGTAGCACTGCTACAACTTAAGTGATGATTTGACTTATGCTTCCGAagtggaaaggaggaggaatgcAACAGAAGAGGTTATCTACGCCGTGTAGAGATGGTAAGGCCCTGTTAGCTAAAGCACCAGAGCTGGCCCGTAGTTTGCAACCAATGAAAACATAACATTTTCAAGATGTGGACACACCCTTACCTCAAAATGGAGGAGAAAACCCCACACCTAAATGAACAGCAATCACACTCCTGAAAAgctttagtttgcttttttttttattagctgaaatgttttcctaattTAGTTTTAACCTTCAACACATTTCAAGCAAATGAAGGTACAGACTTAGCTCCATAAAGAGtgcaaaaagacaaaacccaaaagaatgAGTGAAGGTTGTGTATAACAACAATACTTCTTATGAAGAACAAAGACCCACCATAGTTAAAGAATCATTCGCATAATGATCCAGTTATTGCCCTTTGCCCAGTGAAAAGCTGATTAGACAACGTTTTGCAGTACTCGGATTCCTTTGTTTATTATGTACTGAGATGAATGACtagcagaaaatgcatttaggaTGCATTTAGCCACGGTGCCAACATGAAAATACCAGGTATTAAGATTCATCAAGGTTGCATTAGTTACAGAGCATGAATAGACAATTACATCAGCACCTTCTGCATCTTGCTACACAAGGGTTTAGGGATAGCTTTCACACCCTCAGTCTGAAGAAACAAACCTTCATTTGCACCTCTAAAAGTCTCCTCAGAGTGGGGAGATGCTCAACCTGTCAACCTACGTCTGCAGAGACATCCATCTGCACAGCTATTTATCATGATGAAAGGTAAAATTACAGTATCATTCATTTCCAGAAATTAAGTCCTTGTCTAATTAAAGATAAAACCCATTTAAAAACCCAATGGCAGCAGCAGTCGTAAGCGCTCAGCATTCATCCACACATACCAATAAAAGAATATAGAAGGGACAGAGCATGAAGAAGCAACACGAATTCAGAGCTGCAAGTCAGAATAATCACATTTGAAGTTCTTCTTGCTGCTAGCTATTACAAGTCCCATTTATTTTACAGACCAGTTCTGCAAATTGTTCAGCACATAGCTTCTTTTAACCAAGCAATGCAAGAGAATAATTCAAATTTCACCTTCATTACTCAAATAATGTGGATATGGGATGAGACCATTTCTCACCAGAAGTAGAGAGAGGTTTGTTTGCAGGTGCTGGTCCCCAAGGATCCACAGAGGGTTTTGCTGCAGTAGAAGATGGCTGAGCAGGAGCCCAAGGGTCAACATTTTTGGACAGAGACTGAGCTGTGGATCCTGCAGGTGCTGCCCAAGGGTCAACGGAAGCAGCTGGTTTGGCACCTGTAAAAAGAGCCAGCAGGAACACAAGTCAGTACAGTTTCACTTTGGAAAACTTTCCTTGGAGATTAACCTCTCTTATGAGCCATTACTGCCTATTAATACTAAACATAAGTAGGTGAAGCAATTCAACATTAGCAAGTCTCAGCATCTGTGTCATACGTACTGAACGAGCACAAGTAAACTCCGTGCAAGACAGATGAATAAAACAAATCTCCCATTtgaaactgaataaaaaaaattctgcagttccaacaagaaaataaacttgCTTTCGTTACAGGCATTGCCAACACAACAGACAGTATCTGACTGAAAGTGACCTAAATCACAGGGTATATTTATGAACTCAGCAGAAAGAAGGTTTCTAAAAAGCCTGTGTGTAAAAGGTATGAAATATACAACAAAGAAATCTGTAAGATTCGAAGGGAATAGTTTTCAAACTCTTTTTACCATACTgttactttataaaaacataATCAGCTTCCCTGAGctagctgtgcttttttttattcccatttgTAAGCACTCCTCCTGACACAGATCTCAGCTGTCCACTGATATCCCttcctatatattttttttaaaaaccaatgCCTGAATGTTCAGGATTCTCATTTTTGTTGGGAGATGCTGACAACTCTTCATTGCTATGAATTCAGATTACTAAACTGCTTAAGGTTGTGTACAAGGTTAGGGCTTCCTAGAAACTTGCCTCACTATATGCAATTTCCTgccagttttttcttcttcctccccaacCCGATAATTTATTGCTTTTCAGCATAGGTGCCCTCTTCTTCCTTCTACCATTAAATGAAGGTATTTTGGCTTATCAAGGACCAGCAAAGCAAATCACATTTCAGATTTGTAGTGGGCCAGGTCTGTGTTGGAAGATATCACTCTTGCTTTGTTCCTATGTCGTCCGTCCCTGCTGCCCCTCTCCAGCCATCACAGTGCAGGAATGGGAACCTAGTACTTTAAATGCACATCCTGTACAACTCCACGGTGATCAATTACCTTCAAGTCAGATAGTACATGCAAACACAACCAGTCATGGTTTAATtgctaaataagaaaaactgtATAATCCAAGAGTAGGACAGAATTATCCATGTAGTACGTGTCTATTATCTTTAGCCACCATGTAGGTTCCAGGTTACAACtgaatgttgttttattttttaaaactacataCAAAACCCCTTGGCATCACAATATCCTTGAAAACCAATTCAGTGCTACACACAGTGGCACAAATTCCAATTTGCAATGTTGGTCTTTGTTTCATCAACAAGTGGCATGGTCTTGCTACAGCTCCGGACCAGGAAATGCTAAAATTTTCCAAGTAAGTCCAATtattcccacaccagtacttACATTTCCTTTATGTACCCTTAGTGCTGAGTTACGAGCAATGCCACACAAGAAATGCTAATGACAGCACTTCCCCTAAACgaaagctttcaaaaatgtcttttctttcataaagaGAGTGCGCAAAATTAGAGCACTTGGGAAGATACATTCCCGTAGCTTCCATTATTGCTACTGAAATGCCAAAGCACATGCAGGTTTTGAGAAATACAGTTTAATGAGTCACTCTTTTATTAGCAGTCAAATTCATAAATCTTACAGCTTCAAGACTACCCTTGGGAGCCAAGTAACCAGCAAGGTGGAACAAGGGGTTGTTCTACGGTGTTAATAAAGTTGGGAGCCACTGAGAGGAAATGCTACAGCTGCAACTGATGCAAGGAAAATCTTGTCAAAGGATGATATATCGAGATTTGAGGAGggtggattttgtttgttttttaaccacagaaaaatacactgaaCATCCTTAGGGCCCAAAACTTGgactttttctgatttcatgCTTGCAGCTtatcaccaaaaaaagaaacagattacACTTAGAACAACGAACTGTAGTTGGCCCAGCAGCTATATAGGTGCCTTTAATGCCACCATGGAGGTGGGGGGAGGCATTTCATTATTAAACTTCAAAATTTTTATCAGGAATCTGGATGGTGGTGTGCTGAATGCTAATGCAAATGACTTTGAAGCACTTTATAGCGGAGGTCATAGAATCACCAGCCTGAAGCAAAACTGACAGAACTAAGCTGTCAGTCTTCATGAAAAAGCTTCCACTTGCACAGAAATCCCCTGTccctcaaaaaagaaaaaaacccaaacccaacaaaaagtAGATCCAGCTCCAATTCCACAGACGTAGCAAGTTCAATATGTACTGTGAGGAACCATCAACTTTCTTATGCAAAGGAGTAACTCCTTGGACAGACTTTGGCTAACCTAGAAAACAGCACACTACACTGGcagcaaaacacacacacacaaaagcaaacGTGCAAAAAAGTGGGCTTAATTGTTCTTTAAGATGTGAAGCACTGGAtctttcacttcagaaacagattCCAGGAATTTAGCATGAAAAGCTTATGAAACACAGCGAATATTCAAAATGGTAACCTCAGGTTTTTTGTTTAGTATAAAAATCTCCATTTAAACAATTTAATCcatttggttttgacagtaTACACATCCCGTTTCACTAGGAGCAATTAAAGACATGATAATTCAGATCTATGGCCTCCTAACCATAGCACCCTGCCCAAGTACTATATTAAATACTGGCAAGAGTATAAACCCATGACACTGGACACAACTAGCAGTCAAAGCATGAGCATCCCCCCAGTCTGAGACAAGTTGTTTTTGCTGTACAAAGACAACAGAAGCTTcactcttctcctctttcttaaGATTcaaaatgcacacacaaaaacccaGCTGCTTAAAAAGCAGGAACAGAGTGCAACTTCCATTTGTTTCTGCTTGGAAATGAGTTAGGGGAACATTAGTTCTAGAGTACAGAGAAACAATCAAAATGGACTAATACCCTGTCGTTATCAAGCATGACATTGTACATTGAGAAACTTTGAAAAGCtcaacattaaaaagcaaaaacttttaaataagcATTCTTTCAAGCACTTTATTCTTACCAAATGATTGCCATGGGTCAGAGGCAGTAGCTGCAACTGTGGATCCTCCCCAGGGATCAGTTTGGTTTGCAACAGCAGGAGGTCCCCAAGGCTCCGTCTTCTGTGGGGCCGGTGCCGACGAGGGCAAAGCATCCATTAGGTCCAACAAAGTGGTATGCTGAGGGCAGGAATAATCTGAGCTTTAATCAAGAGCATTACCAGTCTGAAGTACAAACCCATGAGAGtgaagaagcaatttttttccttttacacacCTGCATTGACTAGTAGTTTGAAATTTAACCCACATGGAAGAAGCTTTAAGCTATACAACAAAGCAATCCCAAAAGCATAAAAAAGCTCAGTATTAAGCTATTTTGTGTTactgtatttcagcttttgGCAGCATAACCGGGAATTTCTTAGTCGAAGGCACTACCTCCTTCTTTTTGGGAATTTTAATTGTGTCTCTGCGACTCTCCTCCAGAGCCATCTGTAATCTCAGATCATCTCCGCGTCTGAGGCGCTCCTCCTGCAAAGGAAATCAACACTGTTGATATAGACCATTAGCCTAGACTGTGCTGCTTGCTCCCTCCAGGTATCTAGCCCCCTTGGCaggacactgccagggaaggCCTAGGCAGTACTCCCTACCACCCTAGGAGTGATGCGCACCACAGGCACGCGCAGTGGGATTGCCAGGATTATTTGCTGTAACTTGTACATAACacaagtggggggaaaaaaaaaaaaattcttgtgaTTCTTGCCTCAAACAGAGGTCAGGAGCGCCCTGACCCCGTAACACCAGTGTAACAGTGTGATCATAACAACATCCATTTTGCTGACTGAAATTTACCCTTGTATTGTTTTATACCTAATGGCAAAGCTATAAATTAAACTTCCTTTCCAAAATTCAGTTACAATGCTAGAAACACCACAAAACTTAAAGTAAATATCCCATCTCTAAATTATTGTAACAGTTTTGAGCATTCAAATCACCACCGAAGGACACAGtgatttaaattttaatcttcCTGGCTTTTGTCAGCTTCCCTCCACACCTGATGCAACTGTTACAAAGAACAATAAGTGAATTAATCTAGCCAACTCCAAGCATATTTTGTAGGTTTTTAACATCTGTAAAGTACCATGTTTGTGGTACATTCAACTACTTTAAATATCTTTGCTTGCATCACGTCTTTCAGAAGTTGACTAATTCCCCAGTTGGTATTTCCCTTGAGATTTTTTAAGCTATTTCAACTGATAgactctgatttttattttcttttaactttattGCTCAATAATGACAAAGTTTACTGGGTGATAGCTTCCCTTTCCAAGCACAGAGATACTAATGCTTAAGATACAGCAGTAAGCTAAACTTGTCACAGGAAGCCTCTAAAATATTAGAGACACTCAGCACAGCTGACTTGAATTTTCACTCACAGCTGAGATTCAACAACTTTGTTGTATATTAACATGCAGTAAACTTTATCCACAATTACAGCATTTACTCCAAATTCAGAATGAAGCTCCTAAGAATTAACACAGTACCATAACCCGTGTGATAGATTAGGAGCGAAGTTATTTTAAACCAGGTTCTTTATATATTCTAGTACTTTGTGTCAGGTCACCCTTCTGTTCCAGACAATCTTACTGAATGAACAGATCATTCAAAACTTCACTGTAATCAGAATTCACTGACATTTCTTATGCTGGCCCCATTAATGAAAGTTTTCAGGACCa
This sequence is a window from Buteo buteo chromosome 27, bButBut1.hap1.1, whole genome shotgun sequence. Protein-coding genes within it:
- the EPN2 gene encoding epsin-2 isoform X4 produces the protein MTTSSIRRQMKNIVNNYSEAEIKVREATSNDPWGPSSSLMTEIADLTYNVVAFSEIMSMIWKRLNDHGKNWRHVYKALTLLDYLIKTGSERVAQQCKENIFAIQTLKDFQYIDRDGKDQGINVREKSKQLVSLLKDDERLKTERAQALKTKERMAQVATGVGSNQITFGRGSSQPNLSTSYSEQEYGKSGGSPASYHGSTSPRVSSELEQARPQTSGEEELQLQLALAMSREVAEQEERLRRGDDLRLQMALEESRRDTIKIPKKKEHTTLLDLMDALPSSAPAPQKTEPWGPPAVANQTDPWGGSTVAATASDPWQSFGAKPAASVDPWAAPAGSTAQSLSKNVDPWAPAQPSSTAAKPSVDPWGPAPANKPLSTSGSTSFDLFSNLNGTVKDDFSEFDTLRTSKKPAESGSTLPSQHSGTTSPDLFDSQHSSMTSGKQSAARKTPESFLGPNAALVNLDSLVSKPPQPVTSLNPFLAPANRS
- the EPN2 gene encoding epsin-2 isoform X1, with product MTTSSIRRQMKNIVNNYSEAEIKVREATSNDPWGPSSSLMTEIADLTYNVVAFSEIMSMIWKRLNDHGKNWRHVYKALTLLDYLIKTGSERVAQQCKENIFAIQTLKDFQYIDRDGKDQGINVREKSKQLVSLLKDDERLKTERAQALKTKERMAQVATGVGSNQITFGRGSSQPNLSTSYSEQEYGKSGGSPASYHGSTSPRVSSELEQARPQTSGEEELQLQLALAMSREVAEQEERLRRGDDLRLQMALEESRRDTIKIPKKKEHTTLLDLMDALPSSAPAPQKTEPWGPPAVANQTDPWGGSTVAATASDPWQSFGAKPAASVDPWAAPAGSTAQSLSKNVDPWAPAQPSSTAAKPSVDPWGPAPANKPLSTSGSTSFDLFSNLNGTVKDDFSEFDTLRTSKKPAESGSTLPSQHSGTTSPDLFDSQHSSMTSGKQSAARKTPESFLGPNAALVNLDSLVSKPPQPVTSLNPFLAPGAATAPTPINPFQVNQPQPLTLNQMRASPVMGTSPSFSAVPPISMEPIPLSSMAPVPVGMAPIPAMGTVASITRMGQGLNVSIAGSMTQPLHSTGIPPSASQSTNTTNPFLL
- the EPN2 gene encoding epsin-2 isoform X3 gives rise to the protein MTTSSIRRQMKNIVNNYSEAEIKVREATSNDPWGPSSSLMTEIADLTYNVVAFSEIMSMIWKRLNDHGKNWRHVYKALTLLDYLIKTGSERVAQQCKENIFAIQTLKDFQYIDRDGKDQGINVREKSKQLVSLLKDDERLKTERAQALKTKERMAQVATGVGSNQITFGRGSSQPNLSTSYSEQEYGKSGGSPASYHGSTSPRVSSELEQARPQTSGEEELQLQLALAMSREVAEQHTTLLDLMDALPSSAPAPQKTEPWGPPAVANQTDPWGGSTVAATASDPWQSFGAKPAASVDPWAAPAGSTAQSLSKNVDPWAPAQPSSTAAKPSVDPWGPAPANKPLSTSGSTSFDLFSNLNGTVKDDFSEFDTLRTSKKPAESGSTLPSQHSGTTSPDLFDSQHSSMTSGKQSAARKTPESFLGPNAALVNLDSLVSKPPQPVTSLNPFLAPGAATAPTPINPFQVNQPQPLTLNQMRASPVMGTSPSFSAVPPISMEPIPLSSMAPVPVGMAPIPAMGTVASITRMGQGLNVSIAGSMTQPLHSTGIPPSASQSTNTTNPFLL
- the EPN2 gene encoding epsin-2 isoform X2, which translates into the protein MTTSSIRRQMKNIVNNYSEAEIKVREATSNDPWGPSSSLMTEIADLTYNVVAFSEIMSMIWKRLNDHGKNWRHVYKALTLLDYLIKTGSERVAQQCKENIFAIQTLKDFQYIDRDGKDQGINVREKSKQLVSLLKDDERLKTERAQALKTKERMAQVATGVGSNQITFGRGSSQPNLSTSYSEQEYGKSGGSPASYHGSTSPRVSSELEQARPQTSGEEELQLQLALAMSREVAEQEERLRRGDDLRLQMALEESRRDTIKIPKKKEHTTLLDLMDALPSSAPAPQKTEPWGPPAVANQTDPWGGSTVAATASDPWQSFGAKPAASVDPWAAPAGSTAQSLSKNVDPWAPAQPSSTAAKPSVDPWGPAPANKPLSTSAESGSTLPSQHSGTTSPDLFDSQHSSMTSGKQSAARKTPESFLGPNAALVNLDSLVSKPPQPVTSLNPFLAPGAATAPTPINPFQVNQPQPLTLNQMRASPVMGTSPSFSAVPPISMEPIPLSSMAPVPVGMAPIPAMGTVASITRMGQGLNVSIAGSMTQPLHSTGIPPSASQSTNTTNPFLL